The following are from one region of the Marinomonas sp. CT5 genome:
- a CDS encoding type II toxin-antitoxin system RelE/ParE family toxin, with product MSDQVFLTDDAAYDLETLYNYIESHDAREKADYVLDNIEEAFLSLADNPERGTYPNELLAIGLREYREIYFKPYRIIYRISSQSVYVMVIADGRRDMQSLLERRLYQA from the coding sequence ATGAGTGATCAGGTATTTCTCACTGATGATGCTGCTTACGATCTTGAGACTCTATACAACTATATCGAATCTCATGATGCTCGAGAGAAAGCAGATTACGTTCTAGACAACATTGAAGAGGCATTTTTAAGCCTTGCCGATAATCCAGAACGTGGGACTTATCCAAATGAGTTGCTAGCTATCGGTCTACGAGAATATCGAGAAATCTATTTCAAACCCTACCGTATTATTTATCGAATCAGTTCGCAGTCGGTTTATGTCATGGTGATCGCCGATGGTCGTCGTGATATGCAATCGCTTCTAGAACGACGCTTATACCAAGCCTAA
- a CDS encoding 3'-5' exonuclease produces MERPTKEQISQLPLYIGLGLSDIHIIENEVEAEQALKALENETRLGFDTESKPIFRKGQVSPGPSLIQLATESQAFLFPVRFPSAVAAAKKILTNPKIKKIGFGIKDDNKELRNKLDIDICNTQDLSVTLKQLAGEKNTIGARAAVAMVLGKRLGKGAQRSNWGAYPLKEHQILYAANDAHSAICVERGLACKL; encoded by the coding sequence ATGGAACGTCCTACCAAGGAACAAATCAGCCAATTGCCTTTGTATATTGGCCTTGGTTTGTCAGACATCCACATCATAGAAAACGAAGTTGAAGCGGAACAGGCCCTAAAAGCACTAGAAAATGAGACACGCCTAGGATTCGACACCGAGAGCAAGCCGATATTTCGCAAAGGCCAAGTTAGCCCTGGCCCATCGCTTATTCAACTCGCTACCGAGTCACAAGCGTTCCTCTTCCCAGTGCGATTTCCTTCCGCTGTCGCTGCGGCGAAGAAAATACTGACTAACCCAAAAATCAAAAAAATTGGCTTTGGCATAAAAGACGACAACAAAGAACTGCGCAACAAACTCGATATAGACATTTGCAACACACAAGATTTGTCCGTCACCTTAAAGCAACTGGCCGGCGAGAAAAACACCATAGGCGCCCGCGCCGCTGTCGCCATGGTACTAGGAAAACGTCTTGGCAAAGGCGCCCAAAGATCCAACTGGGGTGCTTATCCATTGAAAGAACATCAAATACTGTATGCCGCCAATGATGCGCATTCTGCTATTTGCGTGGAGAGGGGGCTAGCTTGCAAGCTTTAG
- a CDS encoding tetratricopeptide repeat protein, which translates to MNTKIYKEVLYLAKELMTCANKKDQAGFDAYYQELKAICDDNDGTDKDHPVQWETLGDFTDDLEQAIAIYDTALQKAAAINSKDYLSSIGFSAAQLKLELGDNAGAIEYLEQAKIHSNKIIDKELKAEIHDVLYDLKKA; encoded by the coding sequence ATGAACACTAAAATTTATAAAGAAGTATTGTATCTAGCCAAAGAACTGATGACCTGCGCGAACAAAAAAGACCAAGCGGGCTTTGATGCGTATTACCAAGAACTGAAAGCCATTTGTGATGACAACGACGGCACAGACAAAGATCACCCAGTACAATGGGAAACCCTTGGTGACTTTACCGACGACCTTGAGCAGGCCATTGCAATCTACGACACAGCCTTGCAAAAAGCCGCCGCTATTAATTCCAAAGATTATTTATCTTCCATTGGCTTTTCCGCCGCGCAACTGAAACTGGAACTGGGTGATAACGCCGGTGCCATTGAATACCTAGAGCAAGCCAAGATCCACAGTAATAAAATTATTGACAAAGAGCTAAAAGCCGAAATACATGACGTGCTTTATGACCTAAAAAAAGCCTAA
- a CDS encoding type II toxin-antitoxin system prevent-host-death family antitoxin, with the protein MRIVSFTEARNNLKSVLDDVINDADTTVITRRDSEDAVVMSLDYYNSLMETVHLLRSPANAEHLNRSIAQFKAGKTSQRELIDE; encoded by the coding sequence ATGAGAATTGTCTCTTTTACTGAAGCCCGAAATAACCTTAAGTCCGTTTTGGACGATGTGATTAACGATGCGGATACGACGGTTATCACTCGTCGTGACTCTGAGGATGCGGTGGTAATGTCACTGGATTACTACAACAGCCTTATGGAAACTGTGCACTTACTTCGTTCACCAGCGAACGCGGAACACTTGAATCGTTCAATTGCACAGTTTAAAGCGGGCAAAACATCTCAGCGAGAGCTTATTGATGAGTAG
- the ppsA gene encoding phosphoenolpyruvate synthase, giving the protein MSKFIKWFKDLHMEDVGEVGGKNASLGEMISNLTDLGIQVPNGFATTSYAYQSFITESGLDEKIHQTLDALDVDDVHALAETGVQIRQWIEDASFSAEFDREIEAAFATLCDDNTEETSFAVRSSATAEDLPDASFAGQQETFLNVKGLADIKASIKRVFASLFNDRAISYRVHQGFEHQGVSLSAGIQKMVRSDIGASGVLFTLDTESGFDEVVFITAAYGLGEMVVQGTVNPDEYYVHKPTLAASRPAVVRKSLGSKAQKMEYAEVGSDDEFVKIVPVALDDQNRFALTNDEIQDLARQACIIEKHYQRPMDIEWAKDGIDGKLYIVQARPETVRSQANAQSMERYNLKSTSQVMITGRAIGHKIGTGAVKVLSSITEMDRIQPGDVLVTDITDPDWEPIMKRASAIVTNRGGRTCHAAIIARELGIPAVVGCGDATDVLKDDQVVTVSCSQGDMGFVYQGELPFDIITSEVGNMPELPVKIMMNVGNPNRAFDFAMLPNAGIGLARLEFIINRMIGIHPKALLNYADMAPALQEEINHRIAGYSSPVEFYVDKLVEGVATLACSFSQKPVIVRLSDFKSNEYHNLVGGPLFEPDEENPMLGFRGAARYIDDSFRDCFALECEAIRRVRNDMGLTNVQIMIPFVRTLEEAQQVTELLAEQGLARGENGLKVIMMCELPSNALLADEFLEYFDGFSIGSNDLTQLTLGLDRDSGLIADKFDERNPAVKKLLKMAITACREQGKYVGICGQGPSDHADFADWLVAQGIESMSLNPDTVIETWLHLDEVLKNTELNNKAI; this is encoded by the coding sequence GTGAGCAAATTTATTAAGTGGTTTAAAGATCTTCATATGGAAGATGTCGGTGAAGTAGGCGGCAAAAACGCTTCTTTAGGTGAAATGATTTCCAACCTGACAGACCTTGGCATTCAAGTGCCAAACGGTTTCGCAACTACTTCCTATGCTTATCAAAGCTTCATTACCGAAAGTGGCCTAGATGAAAAAATCCATCAAACATTAGACGCTCTGGATGTGGACGACGTTCACGCCTTAGCTGAAACAGGTGTACAAATTCGCCAATGGATTGAAGACGCTTCTTTCTCTGCTGAGTTTGACCGTGAAATCGAAGCGGCTTTCGCCACTTTATGCGATGACAATACAGAAGAAACGTCATTCGCAGTTCGCTCTTCAGCCACAGCCGAAGATTTACCTGACGCGTCTTTCGCAGGCCAACAAGAAACTTTCCTAAACGTGAAAGGCTTGGCAGACATCAAAGCCTCTATCAAACGCGTTTTTGCTTCCCTATTTAATGACCGTGCCATCTCTTACCGTGTTCACCAAGGCTTCGAACACCAAGGCGTGTCTTTATCCGCTGGTATTCAAAAAATGGTGCGCAGTGATATCGGCGCTTCTGGTGTACTTTTCACCCTAGACACAGAGTCTGGCTTTGACGAAGTGGTCTTCATCACAGCGGCATACGGTCTTGGTGAAATGGTCGTACAAGGCACGGTTAACCCAGACGAATACTACGTACACAAACCCACTCTGGCTGCTAGCCGCCCAGCGGTGGTTCGCAAAAGCCTAGGCAGCAAAGCCCAAAAAATGGAATACGCCGAAGTCGGTAGTGATGACGAATTCGTTAAAATCGTACCAGTAGCCTTGGACGACCAAAACCGTTTCGCCCTAACCAACGACGAGATCCAAGATCTTGCTCGCCAAGCCTGCATCATCGAAAAACATTACCAACGTCCAATGGATATTGAGTGGGCAAAAGACGGCATCGACGGCAAACTTTACATAGTCCAAGCGCGTCCAGAAACCGTACGCAGCCAAGCTAACGCACAAAGCATGGAACGTTATAACCTGAAAAGCACCTCTCAGGTAATGATCACAGGCCGTGCCATTGGTCACAAAATTGGCACTGGCGCGGTGAAAGTATTGTCTTCTATTACCGAGATGGATCGCATTCAACCAGGTGACGTACTGGTTACCGACATTACCGACCCAGATTGGGAGCCAATCATGAAGCGTGCTTCAGCGATTGTTACCAACCGTGGTGGTCGTACTTGTCACGCGGCGATTATCGCTCGTGAACTGGGCATTCCAGCGGTTGTAGGTTGTGGTGACGCAACCGACGTATTAAAAGATGACCAAGTGGTCACCGTATCTTGTTCACAAGGCGACATGGGCTTTGTTTACCAAGGCGAATTGCCATTCGACATCATCACCTCTGAAGTCGGCAACATGCCAGAACTGCCAGTAAAAATCATGATGAACGTGGGCAACCCAAACCGCGCCTTCGACTTTGCCATGCTGCCAAACGCAGGTATTGGCTTAGCGCGCCTAGAGTTCATCATCAACCGCATGATCGGCATTCACCCGAAAGCCCTACTGAACTACGCAGACATGGCTCCGGCATTACAAGAAGAGATCAATCACCGCATCGCAGGTTACTCAAGCCCAGTAGAATTCTACGTCGACAAATTGGTAGAAGGCGTAGCAACATTGGCATGTTCTTTCTCTCAAAAACCAGTCATCGTGCGTTTATCTGACTTCAAATCGAACGAATACCACAACCTTGTGGGTGGTCCATTGTTTGAACCAGATGAAGAAAACCCAATGCTGGGTTTCCGTGGTGCGGCGCGCTACATCGACGACTCTTTCCGCGACTGCTTCGCCCTAGAATGTGAAGCTATTCGCCGAGTACGTAACGACATGGGCCTAACCAACGTACAAATCATGATTCCATTTGTGCGCACCTTGGAAGAAGCACAACAAGTCACCGAACTGCTTGCAGAACAAGGCTTGGCTCGTGGTGAAAATGGCCTGAAAGTCATCATGATGTGCGAACTACCATCTAACGCCCTACTGGCTGACGAGTTCCTAGAATACTTCGATGGCTTCTCCATCGGCTCGAACGACCTAACTCAGCTAACACTCGGACTTGACCGCGACTCTGGATTGATCGCAGACAAATTCGACGAACGTAACCCAGCCGTGAAAAAACTGCTGAAAATGGCTATTACCGCTTGTCGTGAACAAGGCAAATACGTCGGCATCTGTGGCCAAGGCCCATCCGACCACGCCGACTTCGCCGACTGGCTAGTCGCCCAAGGCATCGAAAGCATGTCTCTTAACCCAGACACAGTGATCGAAACTTGGCTACACCTTGATGAAGTATTGAAAAATACCGAACTGAACAACAAAGCCATTTAA
- a CDS encoding Txe/YoeB family addiction module toxin, with protein sequence MSSRLLSWTDEAWNSYVYWQTQDKKTLKRINKLITDVQRSPFEGIGKPEALKENLTGFRSRRIDDTNRLVYAVDDAAITIISCRYHY encoded by the coding sequence ATGAGTAGCAGACTTTTATCATGGACTGATGAAGCTTGGAACAGTTACGTTTATTGGCAGACACAAGACAAGAAAACCTTAAAACGCATCAATAAACTGATTACCGATGTTCAGCGTTCACCATTTGAAGGAATAGGAAAACCAGAAGCCTTAAAAGAAAATCTAACAGGCTTCCGGTCTCGCAGAATCGATGATACTAATCGTTTGGTCTACGCCGTAGACGATGCCGCTATTACGATTATCTCGTGTCGTTATCATTACTGA
- a CDS encoding type II toxin-antitoxin system Phd/YefM family antitoxin yields the protein MKLSDQVKPISYLKAHAAEVVRNLSTNMQPMVITQNGEAKAVIQDIKSYEQTQETMALLKMLALGQRQIEEGKVQPAGDLVAKLRNRSKTR from the coding sequence ATGAAGTTATCAGATCAAGTCAAACCTATTAGCTATTTGAAAGCTCATGCCGCTGAAGTCGTACGTAACCTGTCGACTAACATGCAGCCGATGGTAATCACTCAAAATGGTGAAGCTAAGGCGGTTATACAAGACATCAAAAGCTATGAGCAAACCCAAGAAACGATGGCGTTACTTAAGATGTTAGCCCTAGGTCAGCGTCAAATAGAAGAAGGTAAAGTTCAGCCTGCTGGTGATCTTGTCGCCAAGCTTCGTAACCGGAGTAAAACTCGCTAA
- a CDS encoding pyruvate, water dikinase regulatory protein, whose product MKVYFVSDGTAITAEVFGSAMLSFFDVAVETKSVPFLGTKDQAEGLKKQISLEVEQGIALLVFYTISDEAIRDIIQSCDCHCYNLFGDLLSPIEQALGVKAQPTAQKAHGMKEGVYDGRIDAINYALANDDGASVKNFDEADIILLGVSRSGKTPTSLYLAMQYGIKAANYPITEDDFSSPGLPKVLKDHKKKLYGLTIDAQRLHEIRTGRMAASKYASSRQCRYEVDEVESLYRQERIPYLNSTKLSVEEISTKVMAEMNLVRHRQ is encoded by the coding sequence ATGAAAGTGTATTTTGTATCAGACGGGACAGCGATCACCGCTGAAGTATTTGGCTCGGCCATGTTGTCGTTTTTTGATGTGGCAGTAGAGACAAAAAGTGTGCCGTTTTTAGGTACCAAAGATCAGGCAGAAGGGTTAAAAAAACAGATTAGTTTGGAGGTAGAGCAAGGTATTGCTTTGCTGGTTTTTTATACGATTTCTGATGAGGCGATCCGTGACATTATTCAGTCTTGTGACTGTCATTGTTATAACTTGTTTGGTGATTTGTTGTCTCCTATTGAGCAGGCGTTAGGTGTGAAAGCGCAGCCAACAGCCCAAAAAGCCCATGGTATGAAAGAGGGTGTTTATGATGGTCGAATAGATGCGATTAACTACGCTTTGGCGAATGATGACGGGGCTTCCGTGAAGAATTTCGATGAGGCGGATATTATTCTGCTGGGGGTGTCTCGCTCAGGTAAAACCCCCACCAGTTTGTATTTGGCTATGCAATATGGCATCAAGGCGGCAAACTACCCCATCACAGAAGATGACTTTTCTTCTCCTGGTTTGCCTAAGGTATTAAAAGACCATAAGAAAAAACTTTATGGGCTGACCATAGACGCTCAGCGTTTACATGAAATTCGCACCGGGCGGATGGCCGCCAGTAAGTACGCTTCGTCGAGACAGTGTCGCTATGAAGTCGACGAAGTGGAATCTTTATATCGTCAGGAACGCATCCCTTATTTGAATTCGACCAAACTTTCTGTGGAAGAAATTTCCACCAAAGTGATGGCAGAAATGAATTTGGTGCGTCACAGACAGTAA